The segment CGCAAAAGCATCGCCTGTGTTTCTAAGGGCAATTCGCCTACCTCATCTAAAAAGATAGTGCCGCCATTTGCCTCCTCAAAATAGCCCTTGCGCACGCCTGCCGCCCCTGTGAAAGAGCCTTTTTCGTGTCCAAAGAGTTCGGAACTGACCGTACCTTCGGGAATCGCGCCGCAGTTGATGGCGATAAAAGTGTTGTGCTTGCGCGGACTTAGATGATGAATAATTTTAGAAAAAGATTCCTTACCGCTGCCGCTTTCGCCCGTTATCAAAACGGTCATTTCCGTAGGCGCGACCTGCGAAGCCACACGAATCGCCTGATTGAGCAGTGGGGAATTGCCAATGATGCCAAACTTTTGCTTGATAGCCAGTAGCTCTTGTACGTCCTGCAAAGTGATGTTTTATTTTCGTCGGTGAAAATTGGGAAAGATACGCTATTCACACAAAAATACGCTTTTTTTCGCTTAGAATGACAAAACGTCAGTTTTTTTTAAAATTTTAACCTACCCTTGCCTCTTGTTTGCGTTTATACAGAAAAAATGGCGCACTTAGCCTCGCGCTCACGTCCTATCGCCAATTATGCCCCATATTTGCACGTTTTTTTGTACCTTTGATGTGTATCTTTGATGGCGGATAGCTATTTTACCGCCGCCCCATTTTTCCCTACCTTACCTCCCTTCTTGATATGATAGACTACCTGCTTTTCAAACTTCGCGAAAAAATGAAGATGGAAGACGACCGCCAAAAGGCGGATAAAATCATTGAAAATGCCGTTGTCTTGGCGATGGCTTCGGCTTTTATACCTGTGCCTTGGCTCGATATGGCAGCCGTTACGTTGGTGCAGGTAGATATGGTGCGCCGCTTGGCAGAATCAAAAGGCATTGATGCCACTGATGCAACGATAGAGAGCTTGGTCAGTACGCTTTCAGGAGGCTTACTCGCCAAATTAGGCTCACAAGCCCTCAAACTTATTCCGGGCTGGGGTACGATAGCAGGCGGTATCGGCATGGCAGTCTTTTCGGGAGCTTCTACCTACGCGGCAGGCAAGACCTTTGCCTACCACTTTGAAACAGGTGGCGATTTGAGCAACTTCGACACCGAAGCCGTTAAGAAGTTCTACGCCGAACAATTTGAAAAGGGAAAAGACTTTGCCCGCCAAATGAAAGATGATGTAGAAAAAAGAGCCAAAGAAGCCTATCGCGATTTCGAAAAAGAGGGTTTTGATGCCTTCGGAAAAGAAAAAAAGCCCAAAAAAGATTTTGAATTTGAAGAAGCCGACTTTGAAGAAGTAGCTTCCAATCAGAAAGCACAAAACAACCAAAACACAAAGCAGGCACAAAGCCAACAAGCACCTCAAAACGAAGCCCAAACCCCGCCCACAAGCGGACAGAGTGATTTGGTAGCCGAACTCGAAAAATTAGCCGACCTCAAACAGAGAGGCATTTTGAGCGAAGAAGAGTTCCAAAAACTCAAAGCGAAAGTTTTAGAAAAGTTTTAGAAATCACAAAAAAATTTGTAGGGACAGCGCAGTGCGTTGTCCCAAATTAGATTGAACTCAAACGTTTTTTTCAGACCCAGAATAGGCAAAAACCCCCCACCCTGCCCCAGTGATGTTAAGTTCTGTAAAAAATCTTGTTTTGTCAAATTTGACACGAAATAAAATTTGGGTGAAAGACTTTTTTTAGGTCTGAAAGCCCTTTTTTATTTCAATCTTGCTGCGGACAAGGCAGTGCCTTGTCCCTACATTTGCATTTGATTTTTAGAATTTAACATCACTGCGGTTTAGTGTGGGGCGCATTTAAGGCTTTTATCTTTGCAACCAACGCCTATTATATTTCAAAACCCATCAACAAGACATCATCGGTCTGTTTCAAGTCGCCTTTCCATTTGAAAAAGGTATCTGCCACAATTTGACTCTGTGCCGTTAGCGGCTGCGTTTGCAGCTCGGCGATAAAATTTCGTAGGCGTTTGCTCGTGAATTTGAAGTTGTCTTCTCCCCCAAATTGGTCTTGAAAACCGTCAGAATAGAGGTAGAAGCGCGTTTTACCTTCAAGGGGCAAACTCTGTCTTGTAAAGACCGATACTTTCCTACCATCGATGCTGGTTTTGTCGCCTTTGAGATAGTGCATTTGCCCTTTGGCATCAAATACCAAGACTACCCCACGCGCTCCTGCAAAAGAAAGCGTCTGTTCCTGCCTATCTATCACGACCACAGACACGTCCATGCCGTCGCGAAGCGTTGTATTTTCATTGCGCCAAACGCGATTTAGGCTCTTATCTACCTGCTCTAAAATCTTTTCAGGGGCATGCACTTCCCTATCATGGACGGCGCGATTGAGCAAATCATTCCCGATAAGGGACATAAAAGCACCCGGCACGCCATGCCCTGTGCAGTCTGCCGCCACTATGATGGTCTTATGCTCTTTTTCAGCAAACCAATAAAAATCGCCACTGACCACATCACGCGGCTGATAAAAAATGAAATAGTCTGAAAACGATTTGGCAATGGTTTCCAAACTTGGCAATACTGCCGACTGAATCCGCTGCGCATAGCGAATAGAGGCTTGAATTTGATTGTTCGTTTCCTGCAAAGCGGCGGTGCGCTCGGCTACTTTCTGCTCCAAATTGGCATTTAACAATCGCAATTCCTCGTTTTGTGCCTGCAAAAGGGTATCCTGTTCATAGCTTTGCACAGCGGCTTCTAAGGTCATCATCAGGTCGTTGGTTTCCCACGGCTTGGCGATATAGCGGTATAGGCTGGCTTGGTTGATGGCGTTGGTAACGCCTTCTAAATTGGCTTGTCCTGTGAGTAGGATTTTTTTAGTGGCAGGGAGCATTTCATGTACCCTTGAAAGGAGTTCGTCGCCTTTCATATTGGGCATGACATAGTCGGATACCACTACCACAATTTCGTGATTCCTACGCAAGAGAAAATCGAGGACTTCTAAGGCTTCTTCGGCACTTTCGGCAATTTCGACAGCGATACGCCCCCCAAAGTGTCGCGAAATTTCGCTTTTGAGGCTATTGAGAACAATCTGTTCGTCATCAACACAAAGGATTGTTTTTTTCTTCACGAGTCAAATTTGCTTTTTGGGTGTTGGGAGGGTAGAAATAAGAAGCACAAGCCTTCAAAATTCAAACCAAAGTGTATTTTTTACTTGTCGGAAAGTAGGGGCTTGATGGCAGCGACCAAATCTTCCGTCTGCCAAGGCTTCGAGATAAAGGCGGCTAAGTTGGCATTTTTAAAGGCGTTCTGAATGGCTCGCTCGTCGGCTTGTCCAGAGAGCATAATTTTAGAGATGCGCGGAAACTTGTTATGCACTTTTACTAAAAGTTCGTCGCCCTTCATTTTGGGCATGAGCCAGTCGGTGATGATAAGCAACGTGTCTATTTTGCGCCTACCCAGAAATTCGATAATCTCTAAGGCTTCTTCACCACTTTCTGCGGTTTCGATGATAAACTCGTCTGAAAAGATGTTGATAAGTTGTGTTTTGAGGCTATCCAAAACAGTAGAATCGTCATCTACACAAAGTATGGCTTTATTTTTTTTCATGGCAATATCGTAGGCAAGGGGAAATAATAGAATGAGTATTGGCGTGAGAGGTATTTTTTGGGGTTTGTCCTTTTTTATATGGGCAAGTCAAGGGAAGAGAAAAGTAGCTACCCGACTTTTGAAGAGAAGCAAAGATAAACAAAGATAGACAAAGCCGCTCTTTTAGCCAATAAGGGTTTTGAAATCTTTGTGGCAAAGTGCCTATTTTGTCCGTATTTTGTCGCTTTCTAAGCACATTTTTTATTTTTTTTAGACTCTCGCCCTAACTTTTGCGCCAAATTGAGATAAGATTTGGGTCTGATTTTGAGAAACTTAAACGCCTTGAATCGGTAATTCTACAAAAAAAGTAGTGCCTACGTTTTCTTGGGTATCAAACCAAATCCTGCCTTGATGTTTTTCTACAATTTTGCGAACAATATCCAATCCCAAACCGCTGCCCTCACCTGCCGCTTTGGTTGTGAAGAAGGGTTCAAAAATCTTTGCCTGCACCGAAAGCGGAATCCCACCGCCTGTATCGGCAATACTGACCAAGATTTTATTTTCAGCCTCTAATTGCGTTTGAATTTTCAACTTTCCTTCGCCTTTCATGGCTTGAATGGCATTGTGGATAAGGTTTGTCCAGACCTGTGGAATTTCGTCTATAAAACAAGAGAGCGCGGGCAAAGTAGCAAAATCACACTCTACCTCGATGCCCTGTCGGAGCAGATTTTGGTAGAGCGTCAGCGTCATTTGGATACTTTCGTTGATGTCGAGTGGCTGTTTTTCGCCACTTTGGTCTTGTCGAGCAAAATTTTTCAGGGCAAAAATGATTTTAGAAGCGCGTTCGGTTGCGGTGATGATGGTCTGATTAGAGCGCAAAATCCCCGAAAGGGCAAAGACATGGCGCAAGATAGCAACCCCCTGCGGCTGCCTCAAAACCTGCAAATACAGTTCTTTTTGTGCGCCCAGCCCCATTTCTACAATCATATCCGCAATTTCATCTGCCTTTTCCTCAAAATCTGACCAAGGCGGACTACTAAGCAAGTCGATGAGTTGGTATTTAAACCCACGTTTTTCACGTGTGGAAAGCAGGCTTTCGCCGCTCAAAACGGTTTCTAAAAGGGTCTTGAAAAGGTCTTTTTCCTGCGCACTAATTTTATCGAAAAAGAGCGAAATGGTAGGCAATAAGCTCTCTAAGGT is part of the Hugenholtzia roseola DSM 9546 genome and harbors:
- a CDS encoding DUF697 domain-containing protein, with protein sequence MIDYLLFKLREKMKMEDDRQKADKIIENAVVLAMASAFIPVPWLDMAAVTLVQVDMVRRLAESKGIDATDATIESLVSTLSGGLLAKLGSQALKLIPGWGTIAGGIGMAVFSGASTYAAGKTFAYHFETGGDLSNFDTEAVKKFYAEQFEKGKDFARQMKDDVEKRAKEAYRDFEKEGFDAFGKEKKPKKDFEFEEADFEEVASNQKAQNNQNTKQAQSQQAPQNEAQTPPTSGQSDLVAELEKLADLKQRGILSEEEFQKLKAKVLEKF
- a CDS encoding SpoIIE family protein phosphatase — its product is MKKKTILCVDDEQIVLNSLKSEISRHFGGRIAVEIAESAEEALEVLDFLLRRNHEIVVVVSDYVMPNMKGDELLSRVHEMLPATKKILLTGQANLEGVTNAINQASLYRYIAKPWETNDLMMTLEAAVQSYEQDTLLQAQNEELRLLNANLEQKVAERTAALQETNNQIQASIRYAQRIQSAVLPSLETIAKSFSDYFIFYQPRDVVSGDFYWFAEKEHKTIIVAADCTGHGVPGAFMSLIGNDLLNRAVHDREVHAPEKILEQVDKSLNRVWRNENTTLRDGMDVSVVVIDRQEQTLSFAGARGVVLVFDAKGQMHYLKGDKTSIDGRKVSVFTRQSLPLEGKTRFYLYSDGFQDQFGGEDNFKFTSKRLRNFIAELQTQPLTAQSQIVADTFFKWKGDLKQTDDVLLMGFEI
- a CDS encoding response regulator produces the protein MKKNKAILCVDDDSTVLDSLKTQLINIFSDEFIIETAESGEEALEIIEFLGRRKIDTLLIITDWLMPKMKGDELLVKVHNKFPRISKIMLSGQADERAIQNAFKNANLAAFISKPWQTEDLVAAIKPLLSDK